Proteins encoded together in one Amblyomma americanum isolate KBUSLIRL-KWMA chromosome 1, ASM5285725v1, whole genome shotgun sequence window:
- the LOC144110003 gene encoding uncharacterized protein LOC144110003, which produces MDHILIKWTQEEMWDVYPIRAMVNTAVGFRLLTEPGAIDDVRGTIELFTWKDSEPPAPAEVLDIGKARVLETKRARLASAGLRDEGDVMTESLECSPNEEFCSQCENMRRELDVVKRRNKDLEAAHESQKVLKKLKKMLDDMKSIDAISAVRPCPQHKENVRDEIIKNYLKNIQPDMSTVTEYKKRDPPLPSTSRQFHCCDLDTTKRRRGEGERNLFHFRIQLSW; this is translated from the exons ATGGACCATATTCTGATCAAGTGGACACAAGAAGAGATGTGGGACGTATATCCGATACGTGCTATGGTCAATACGGCCGTCGGCTTCCGCCTGCTGACGGAGCCCGGCGCCATCGATGATGTGCGCGGCACAATAGAATTGTTCACGTGGAAGGACAGTGAACCACCTGCTCCCGCAGAGGTCCTGGATATTG GCAAAGCGCGCGTACTGGAGACGAAGCGCGCGCGCCTGGCTTCAGCTGGGTTAAGGGACGAAGGCGACGTCATGACCGAGTCGCTTGAATGCAGCCCTAATGAAGAG ttTTGTTCTCAATGTGAGAACATGCGCAGGGAGTTGGATGTCGTAAAAAGGCGAAACAAAGATCTGGAGGCTGCCCATG AGTCGCAAAAGGTACTGAAAAAGCTCAAAAAAATGCTTGATGACATGAAGAGCATTGATGCCATCAGTGCAGTGCGGCCGTGCCCCCAG CACAAAGAAAATGTAAGGGACGAGATTATCAAGAATTACTTGAAGAACATCCAGCCGGATATGAGCACGGTCACTGAATACAAAAAGAGGGATCCTCCATTGCCTAGCACCAGCCGCCAGTTCCACTGCTGTGACCTGGATACCACCAAGAGACGCCGTGGTGAGGGAGAGAGAAACTTGTTCCACTTTCGAATACAACTTTCGTGGTGA
- the LOC144109989 gene encoding uncharacterized protein LOC144109989 isoform X2, with translation MAHELRCAILDGKYFTVTSSDEDKVKAKCSFCKTAISGAYSSTSNFKLHLKIQLAGS, from the exons ATGGCTCACGAACTTCGGTGTGCCATCTTGGATGGAAAATATTTCACTGTCACGTCATCTGATGAGGACAAAGTCAAGGCCAAGTGCTCATTCTGTAAAACAGCAATCAGCGGTGCCTACTCCTCGACTTCGAATTTCAAGCTTCACCTTAAG ATACAACTTGCTGGCAGTTAA
- the LOC144109989 gene encoding uncharacterized protein LOC144109989 isoform X1 — protein sequence MAHELRCAILDGKYFTVTSSDEDKVKAKCSFCKTAISGAYSSTSNFKLHLKRVHPVELQSFEVYKEGWKKTTTKRKADTANEKMLQTKLFCSTRSKLSVPEVDNLIVRFVVDGLHSLSTVEEPGFVALITGLRPGSTVISRRTLGRRTDEEWEKMLGDVRLKLSDQDYVATTADIWSTPHRSFMGVTVHRIDHNSLSRRSLALACRRFAGRHTYDKIGELLEDIRQDFDISHDKIVATVTDNASNFVKAFKEFGLRSEIIDEDGAADDLSFESVTEPDLGLEDGEITLPRHVRCACHTLSLVAGSDVKVALSTVSFERIHSSAMIKCSALWNCARRPKSSEIIVSALGHSLETPCATRWNSLYDSIKDLLRSKGKLRDLCNTLKLQVFQERDFAFLLQYCDVLQPIASALTRLQAEADCFFGELLPTLLQVESKLHEKAAADYVYCKPILDAARNGFTRRFDHLLKMKPSAKEATVAAVLHPYFKLRWLPAEMEDFRRHAQKLTEEAVVDYVSTAQAAHSSAREAVGSSAPGASNASADAFFSFEDTSGYTSRSSQEALVKLEFLNYLQDPRVDVAMLHSYPLIRGAFVKYNTATCSSAPVERLFSFASLIARPHRGALSDRRFEQMLLRPSSKRNEYFLPNKNIQPFYLLFSF from the exons ATGGCTCACGAACTTCGGTGTGCCATCTTGGATGGAAAATATTTCACTGTCACGTCATCTGATGAGGACAAAGTCAAGGCCAAGTGCTCATTCTGTAAAACAGCAATCAGCGGTGCCTACTCCTCGACTTCGAATTTCAAGCTTCACCTTAAG CGTGTACATCCCGTAGAGCTGCAAAGTTTCGAAGTGTACAAAGAAGGctggaaaaaaacaaccacaaagaGGAAAGCTGACACCGCCAACGAGAAAATGCTCCAAACAAAACTATTTTGTTCTACCAGGAGTAAACTGTCTGTACCCGAAGTGGATAACCTAATTGTTAGGTTTGTGGTGGACGGTCTCCATTCGCTATCGACGGTTGAGGAGCCAGGCTTCGTAGCGCTCATAACAG GTTTGCGCCCGGGAAGCACCGTGATTTCGCGACGAACGCTTGGACGAAGAACTGATGAAGAATGGGAAAAAATGTTGGGCGACGTACGCCTGAAACTGTCTGACCAAGATTATGTCGCGACGACCGCTGACATCTGGTCTACACCTCACCGGAGCTTTATGGGGGTCACAGTTCATAGG ATTGATCACAACTCTCTCTCACGGCGATCATTGGCATTAGCCTGCAGAAGGTTTGCTGGACGTCACACCTACGACAAAATCGGCGAATTACTTGAAGACATCAGACAAGACTTCGACATTTCCCATGACAAAATTGTAGCCACCGTCACCGACAACGCCAGCAACTTTGTGAAAGCTTTTAAGGAGTTTGGCTTACGCTCCGAAATCATCGATGAGG ATGGAGCCGCAGACGACTTGTCCTTCGAGTCGGTGACAGAACCCGATCTTGGCCTCGAAGATGGCGAAATCACATTGCCTCGTCATGTCCGGTGTGCTTGTCACACACTAAGTCTTGTGGCAGGTTCCGACGTTAAAGTAGCTTTGTCGACAGTGTCATTTGAGCGCATTCACTCATCTGCCATGATAAAATGTTCGGCACTTTGGAACTGCGCCCGAAGGCCCAAGTCGTCCGAGATAATCGTGAGCGCCTTAGGGCATTCTTTAGAAACACCGTGTGCGACGCGATGGAATTCTTTATACGACAGCATCAAAGACCTTCTTCGATCTAAGGGCAAGCTTCGAGACCTATGCAACACTCTCAAGCTGCAAGTATTCCAAGAAAGGGACTTCGCTTTTCTGCTTCAGTACTGCGATGTCTTGCAGCCCATCGCCTCTGCTTTGACACGCCTCCAAGCTGAAGCTGACTGCTTCTTCGGAGAACTGCTCCCAACTCTTCTTCAAGTGGAATCAAAGCTTCACGAGAAAGCTGCTGCAGACTATGTTTATTGCAAGCCAATTTTGGATGCAGCTAGGAATGGATTCACCCGCAGGTTCGACCATCTTTTGAAGATGAAACCGAGTGCAAAAGAGGCAACAGTTGCTGCTGTTCTACACCCCTATTTCAAGTTGCGGTGGTTGCCAGCAGAAATGGAAGACTTCCGCCGTCATGCTCAGAAGCTTACAGAAGAAGCTGTTGTCGACTATGTCAGCACAGCACAAGCTGCGCATTCTTCCGCACGCGAGGCAGTAGGATCATCGGCGCCAGGAGCATCAAATGCGTCAGCTGACGCATTCTTTTCATTTGAAGACACAAGCGGTTACACCAGCCGTAGCTCTCAGGAGGCGTTAGTGAAGCTTGAGTTTCTCAATTATTTACAAGATCCTCGAGTTGATGTGGCTATGCTTCATTCTTATCCACTGATAAGAGGCGCCTTCGTCAAATATAATACTGCGACGTGTTCGTCTGCTCCTGTagagaggcttttttcatttgcCTCCCTTATAGCGCGCCCACATCGCGGGGCTCTTTCGGACCGGCGGTTCGAGCAAATGTTGTTAAGACCTTCAAGTAAACGTAATGAATACTTTTTGCCTAATAAAAACATTCAGCCATTTTACTTGTTGTTTTCATTCTAG